Proteins encoded within one genomic window of Cellulomonas xiejunii:
- the purF gene encoding amidophosphoribosyltransferase, whose protein sequence is MAPRADGRLNHDLLPGEKGPQDACGVFGVWAPGEEVAKLTYFGLYALQHRGQESAGIATSNGSQLLVYKDMGLVSQVFDETALSALQGHIAIGHTRYSTTGGSTWENAQPTLGPTAAGTVALGHNGNLTNSAELVDLVAERYGSQRRGELARGNTTDTALITALLAGDPDHTLEATALEVLPRLRGAFCLVFMDERTLYAARDPQGVRPLVLGRLERGWVVASETSALDIVGASYVREVEPGEFIAIDSDGLRSTRFAPIDRAGCVFEYVYLARPDTTINGRSVHAARVEMGRRLAVEHPVEADLVIPVPESGTPAAVGYAAKSGIPFGQGLTKNAYVGRTFIQPSQTLRQLGIRLKLNPLKDVIRGKRLVVVDDTIVRGNTQRALVRMLRESGAAEVHIRITAPPVKWPCFYGIDFASRAELIANGLGVEEIARSLGADSLGYLSEEGMITATEQPASQLCTACFSGRYPIELPPSEQLGKHLLEQNELPLGQPEDGLLSIVPATGGASALERP, encoded by the coding sequence GTGGCTCCCCGCGCAGACGGACGTCTCAACCACGACCTTCTACCCGGCGAGAAAGGCCCGCAGGATGCCTGCGGCGTCTTCGGCGTCTGGGCTCCCGGCGAAGAGGTGGCGAAGCTCACCTACTTCGGCCTCTACGCGTTGCAGCACCGCGGGCAGGAGTCCGCGGGCATCGCGACGTCGAACGGCTCACAGCTGCTCGTCTACAAGGACATGGGGCTGGTCTCCCAGGTCTTCGACGAGACGGCGCTGAGCGCCCTGCAGGGGCACATCGCCATCGGCCACACGCGTTACTCGACGACCGGCGGGTCGACGTGGGAGAACGCGCAGCCGACGCTCGGCCCGACGGCCGCCGGCACCGTGGCCCTCGGGCACAACGGCAACCTGACCAACTCCGCCGAGCTCGTCGACCTCGTCGCCGAGCGGTACGGCAGCCAGCGCCGGGGCGAGCTCGCGCGCGGCAACACCACGGACACCGCGCTCATCACGGCGCTGCTCGCCGGGGACCCGGACCACACCCTGGAGGCGACGGCGCTCGAGGTGCTGCCGCGCCTGCGCGGTGCCTTCTGCCTGGTCTTCATGGACGAGCGCACGCTGTACGCGGCGCGTGACCCGCAGGGCGTGCGGCCCCTGGTGCTCGGTCGCCTCGAACGCGGCTGGGTGGTCGCCTCCGAGACGTCGGCGCTGGACATCGTGGGTGCGTCGTACGTGCGTGAGGTCGAGCCCGGCGAGTTCATCGCGATCGACTCCGACGGGCTGCGCTCGACGCGCTTCGCGCCGATCGACCGCGCGGGTTGCGTGTTCGAGTACGTCTACCTCGCACGGCCGGACACCACCATCAACGGCCGGTCGGTGCATGCCGCCCGCGTCGAGATGGGCCGTCGGCTGGCCGTCGAGCACCCCGTCGAGGCGGACCTCGTCATCCCCGTCCCGGAGTCCGGCACCCCCGCGGCCGTCGGCTACGCCGCGAAGTCGGGCATCCCGTTCGGGCAGGGGCTGACGAAGAACGCGTACGTGGGGCGCACGTTCATCCAGCCGTCCCAGACGCTGCGCCAGCTGGGCATCCGGCTCAAGCTGAACCCGCTCAAGGACGTGATCCGCGGCAAGCGGCTCGTCGTCGTCGACGACACGATCGTCCGCGGCAACACGCAGCGCGCGCTCGTCCGCATGCTGCGCGAGTCCGGCGCAGCCGAGGTCCACATCCGCATCACCGCGCCACCCGTGAAGTGGCCGTGCTTCTACGGCATCGACTTCGCGTCGCGCGCCGAGCTCATCGCCAACGGCCTGGGTGTCGAGGAGATCGCCCGTTCGCTGGGCGCCGACTCGCTGGGCTACCTGTCCGAGGAGGGCATGATCACCGCCACCGAGCAGCCTGCGTCGCAGCTGTGCACCGCGTGCTTCAGCGGCCGCTACCCGATCGAGCTGCCGCCGTCCGAGCAGCTGGGCAAGCACCTGCTGGAGCAGAACGAGCTGCCGCTCGGGCAACCGGAGGACGGCCTGCTCAGCATCGTCCCGGCGACCGGTGGCGCGTCCGCGCTGGAGCGCCCGTGA
- a CDS encoding histidine kinase — protein MPDDPRPADDARPDDATAATPDEAELARVAVPATVRRAPRYGAFIVAGALVGVVVGLVVAVVSGGDGRVTSGDGGVLPFLAGQNGVRWVLALAAGVVGAFVGGGLAVLADRRSTRRRRAAPQD, from the coding sequence GTGCCCGACGACCCCCGCCCCGCGGACGACGCCCGCCCCGACGACGCCACCGCCGCGACGCCCGACGAGGCCGAGCTCGCGCGCGTCGCGGTCCCGGCGACGGTGCGACGCGCACCGCGGTACGGGGCGTTCATCGTCGCGGGCGCCCTCGTCGGCGTGGTCGTCGGGCTGGTCGTGGCGGTCGTCAGCGGCGGAGACGGCCGCGTGACGTCCGGCGACGGCGGCGTGCTGCCCTTCCTGGCGGGGCAGAACGGCGTGCGGTGGGTGCTGGCCCTGGCGGCCGGTGTCGTCGGCGCGTTCGTCGGCGGTGGCCTGGCGGTGCTGGCCGACCGGCGCAGCACGCGTCGCCGACGAGCCGCTCCCCAGGACTGA
- a CDS encoding sterol carrier family protein yields the protein MPPRRRTDPADGRAALRAWRADPEGAPTAVRRTAVRFTLEELADVARGNAVEVRVPPDGAVQAVEGPRHTRGTPPNVVETDPATWLALAAGDVTWDAAVATGRVHASGERADLSHVLPLQAARAR from the coding sequence GTGCCACCTCGTCGTCGAACCGATCCAGCCGACGGGCGCGCTGCGCTGCGGGCGTGGCGTGCCGACCCCGAGGGCGCTCCGACGGCCGTGCGGCGCACCGCCGTCCGGTTCACGCTCGAGGAGCTCGCGGACGTCGCCCGCGGGAACGCCGTCGAGGTGCGGGTGCCGCCCGACGGCGCGGTGCAGGCCGTCGAGGGCCCCCGGCACACGCGCGGCACCCCGCCCAACGTCGTCGAGACGGACCCCGCCACGTGGCTCGCGCTCGCGGCCGGTGACGTGACGTGGGACGCCGCGGTCGCGACCGGTCGCGTGCACGCGTCCGGTGAGCGTGCCGACCTGTCGCACGTCCTGCCGCTGCAGGCCGCGAGGGCCCGCTGA
- a CDS encoding LuxR C-terminal-related transcriptional regulator, with amino-acid sequence MVLAEDLALLRDGLVRLLTAHGCDVVAAVEDAPALEAALTDPTIDVAVVDVRLPPGFTDEGLRAAIAARARRPGLPVMVLSQYVEHLYARELLASGEGAIGYLLKERVADPAEFVDAVRRVAAGGTVLDPEVVAAIMARRRASPLSRLTARERETLGLMAEGRSNAAVAAALVVSEKAVAKHISSIFTKLDLPVGADDHRRVRAVLAWLREDG; translated from the coding sequence GTGGTCCTCGCCGAAGACCTCGCCCTCCTGAGGGACGGGCTGGTCCGACTCCTGACGGCCCACGGGTGCGACGTGGTCGCGGCGGTGGAGGACGCCCCCGCTCTCGAGGCGGCGCTCACCGACCCGACGATCGACGTCGCCGTCGTCGACGTCCGGCTGCCGCCCGGCTTCACCGACGAGGGGCTGCGCGCCGCGATCGCCGCCCGGGCCCGCCGTCCGGGGCTGCCCGTCATGGTGCTGAGCCAGTACGTCGAGCACCTGTACGCGCGTGAGCTCCTGGCGAGTGGCGAGGGCGCGATCGGCTACCTGCTCAAGGAGCGCGTGGCCGACCCGGCGGAGTTCGTCGACGCCGTGCGTCGCGTGGCGGCGGGCGGCACGGTGCTCGACCCCGAGGTGGTCGCCGCCATCATGGCGCGGCGCCGCGCCTCCCCGCTGTCGCGCCTGACCGCCCGGGAGCGGGAGACGCTCGGGCTCATGGCCGAGGGCCGCTCCAACGCGGCCGTCGCCGCTGCCCTGGTCGTCAGCGAGAAGGCCGTCGCCAAGCACATCAGCAGCATCTTCACCAAGCTCGACCTGCCTGTCGGGGCCGACGACCACCGCCGGGTGCGCGCGGTGCTCGCCTGGTTGCGCGAGGACGGCTGA
- a CDS encoding sensor histidine kinase: protein MTRRAPWAATGRSLVLVVLWVPCALLTVAALVGLALVVVGAGLPVVAAVLPGVERMARVHRRRAEAALGRAVPLVALRPPDASGPGRLGQVEEDARRMTEEALGRPLGAGEARALTGAEPFRRGWQRLQDVDAWRLLGWLAFAATGGALLSACVVLLAPAAVGALVLAVVLPLAAGLPWGWAAVLAVAGLLGGWAWWRHGDALGRLRAAADAALLAPGRQARLEQRVQDLAASRSQTVDHAAAELRRIERDLHDGAQARLVSLGLTLGMVAELVESDPAAARELLDEARSTTGAALRDLRELVQGIHPPVLADRGLSGAVEALALDLAVPVAVGDRLPGRPPAPIESAVYFAVAESLANVVKHASAARVWVRLDAGASSLRVDVGDDGVGGADPARGSGLRGVGARLSAFDGTMVVDSPPGGPTLITLEVPCAWSSPKTSPS from the coding sequence ATGACGAGACGAGCACCCTGGGCGGCCACCGGCAGATCGCTCGTGCTGGTCGTGCTCTGGGTGCCCTGCGCGCTGCTCACGGTCGCCGCGCTCGTCGGGCTCGCCCTCGTCGTCGTGGGCGCCGGCCTGCCGGTGGTGGCGGCCGTCCTCCCCGGGGTCGAGCGGATGGCGCGCGTGCACCGGCGCCGCGCGGAGGCGGCGCTGGGGCGTGCCGTGCCGCTCGTGGCGCTCCGCCCGCCCGACGCGTCGGGGCCGGGCCGGCTCGGGCAGGTCGAGGAGGACGCGCGGCGGATGACCGAGGAGGCCCTGGGCCGCCCGCTCGGTGCGGGGGAGGCGCGGGCCCTGACCGGGGCCGAGCCGTTCCGCCGGGGGTGGCAGCGGCTGCAGGACGTCGACGCGTGGCGGCTGCTGGGGTGGTTGGCGTTCGCGGCCACGGGCGGCGCGCTGCTCAGCGCGTGCGTGGTGCTGCTCGCCCCGGCGGCCGTCGGCGCCCTCGTCCTGGCCGTGGTGCTGCCGCTCGCCGCGGGCCTGCCCTGGGGGTGGGCGGCCGTGCTGGCGGTCGCGGGACTGCTCGGCGGCTGGGCGTGGTGGCGCCACGGTGACGCGCTGGGCCGCCTGCGGGCCGCCGCCGACGCCGCGCTGCTGGCCCCCGGGCGGCAGGCGCGCCTCGAGCAGCGCGTGCAGGACCTGGCGGCGTCCCGGTCGCAGACCGTCGACCACGCGGCTGCGGAGCTGCGGCGCATCGAGCGCGACCTACACGACGGCGCCCAGGCGCGGCTCGTCTCCCTGGGCCTGACGCTCGGCATGGTCGCCGAGCTCGTCGAGAGCGACCCCGCGGCGGCGCGCGAGCTGCTCGACGAGGCCCGGAGCACGACGGGCGCGGCGCTGCGCGACCTGCGCGAGCTCGTGCAGGGGATCCACCCGCCGGTCCTGGCCGACCGAGGCCTGTCGGGTGCGGTCGAGGCGCTCGCCCTCGACCTCGCGGTTCCGGTGGCCGTCGGGGACCGGCTGCCGGGCCGCCCGCCCGCCCCGATCGAGTCGGCCGTGTACTTCGCGGTCGCCGAGTCGCTCGCGAACGTCGTGAAGCACGCGTCCGCCGCGCGCGTGTGGGTCCGTCTGGACGCGGGAGCGTCGTCCCTGCGGGTCGACGTCGGCGACGACGGGGTCGGCGGTGCGGACCCGGCCCGCGGGTCCGGGTTGCGCGGCGTGGGAGCCCGGCTGTCGGCCTTCGACGGCACCATGGTGGTCGACAGCCCTCCGGGCGGTCCGACCCTGATCACCCTGGAGGTGCCGTGCGCGTGGTCCTCGCCGAAGACCTCGCCCTCCTGA